From the Flavimarina sp. Hel_I_48 genome, one window contains:
- a CDS encoding heavy-metal-associated domain-containing protein yields the protein MKTLKFKTNINCGGCVSKVTPFLNKQEGVESWEVDTANPDKILTIESDGASEEDVKATLQKVGFKAEPVD from the coding sequence ATGAAAACTTTAAAATTTAAAACAAATATCAATTGTGGTGGTTGTGTATCAAAAGTGACCCCTTTTTTAAACAAGCAAGAAGGTGTCGAAAGTTGGGAAGTGGATACCGCTAATCCTGATAAAATTTTAACCATAGAAAGCGATGGTGCTTCAGAAGAAGATGTAAAGGCTACCTTGCAAAAGGTAGGCTTTAAAGCGGAACCTGTAGATTAA
- a CDS encoding zinc-dependent peptidase — protein MVYILILVVILLFAIHFYRKEKRHSVKPFPEHWHKLLMENVLYYKNLSKGRQLVFQQKMMQFLSEVYIDGVQFELEELDKILIAASAVIPVFGFKEWHYTNLSGILLYPDNFNEDMQFSSKDNSRNIGGIVGNGRFEKQMILSKKALYHGFRNTTDKSNTGIHEFVHLIDKLDDRTDGVPERLLEHQYAIPWLNLIHKEIEAINDNHSDIRKYGGTNQAEFFAVASEYFFERPDLLKKKHPELYKMLVKCFNQKLANPIKN, from the coding sequence ATGGTTTATATTTTAATTTTGGTTGTGATTCTTCTGTTTGCTATTCATTTTTATCGAAAAGAGAAACGGCATAGCGTAAAGCCATTTCCAGAGCATTGGCACAAATTATTAATGGAGAATGTTCTTTATTATAAAAATCTTTCAAAAGGCAGGCAACTTGTTTTTCAACAAAAAATGATGCAGTTTTTAAGTGAGGTTTATATAGATGGCGTGCAGTTTGAATTGGAAGAATTAGACAAAATTTTAATTGCAGCAAGTGCGGTAATTCCTGTTTTCGGCTTTAAAGAATGGCATTACACTAATTTAAGTGGAATCCTCTTATACCCAGATAATTTTAATGAAGATATGCAATTTAGCAGTAAGGATAACTCGCGCAATATTGGTGGGATAGTCGGGAACGGACGTTTTGAGAAACAAATGATTTTATCTAAAAAAGCATTGTATCACGGTTTTAGAAACACAACAGATAAAAGCAATACAGGCATACACGAATTTGTACACCTTATTGATAAGCTGGATGATAGAACAGATGGCGTTCCAGAGCGATTATTAGAACATCAATATGCAATACCTTGGCTGAATTTAATTCATAAGGAAATAGAAGCCATAAACGACAACCATTCTGATATCAGAAAATATGGTGGTACAAACCAAGCAGAATTCTTTGCAGTAGCTTCAGAATATTTCTTCGAGCGCCCAGATTTGCTCAAAAAGAAACATCCAGAACTTTATAAAATGTTAGTTAAATGCTTCAATCAAAAATTAGCAAATCCAATTAAAAATTAG
- a CDS encoding site-specific integrase, giving the protein MSSNAKIVLRKKPNKEGLYPLAIRITKNRRSTYQYIGHYIELEDWDEKNIRVKKSHINFKTLNNLLSLKLSELNNALITLQSEQKDASANQIKKEIYSSGINASFFELAQEHLDDLESTEKLNRLSTDKAWLSFIIKYHNSKQLSFQEIDERFLKKLMLTLKVKYSLSETSIMNILVFVRLLFNRAIKYKIVSRELYPFGGDKIKIKFPETTKVGLNILEIQQIENLINLKPSEIHTRNVWLFSFNFAGMRVSDVLRTKWSDIYDNRLHYRMHKNAKLLSLKIPEKVLKILDQYKDDKRSDDDFVFPELKKADPENAKDLYNKRKTATKRFNDNLKSISKKAKINKKITMHIARHSFGNIAGDAIHPLMLQKLYRHSDLKTTLNYQANFIHKEADDALDSVINF; this is encoded by the coding sequence ATGTCATCAAACGCTAAAATAGTTCTTCGCAAAAAGCCTAATAAAGAAGGCTTGTATCCTCTTGCCATACGTATTACAAAAAATCGTCGCTCAACATACCAATATATAGGTCACTACATTGAATTGGAAGATTGGGATGAAAAGAATATTCGGGTTAAGAAATCACACATAAATTTCAAAACCTTGAACAATTTGTTATCCTTGAAACTTTCTGAATTAAACAATGCTCTTATTACGCTTCAATCCGAACAAAAAGATGCTTCTGCCAATCAAATTAAGAAGGAAATATATTCCTCCGGTATCAATGCTTCATTCTTTGAATTAGCACAAGAACATCTTGACGATTTAGAAAGTACAGAAAAGCTAAATCGTTTATCTACTGATAAAGCGTGGTTGAGCTTTATTATAAAATATCACAATTCGAAACAATTGTCTTTTCAAGAAATTGATGAACGTTTTCTTAAAAAACTGATGTTAACTTTAAAAGTTAAGTACTCCCTGTCTGAAACCTCAATAATGAACATTTTGGTATTTGTAAGGCTATTATTTAACAGAGCAATTAAATACAAAATTGTAAGCAGAGAATTATATCCCTTCGGTGGCGATAAAATAAAAATCAAATTTCCTGAAACTACCAAAGTCGGACTAAATATTTTAGAGATTCAACAAATTGAAAATTTGATAAATCTCAAACCTTCTGAAATACATACTAGAAATGTTTGGCTTTTTAGTTTCAATTTTGCTGGTATGAGGGTTTCTGATGTTCTACGAACCAAATGGTCAGATATTTATGATAACAGGCTGCATTATAGAATGCATAAAAACGCAAAACTTCTATCATTAAAAATTCCTGAAAAAGTACTAAAGATTTTAGACCAATATAAAGATGATAAAAGAAGTGATGATGATTTTGTTTTCCCTGAATTGAAAAAGGCAGACCCTGAAAATGCGAAAGATTTATATAACAAGAGAAAAACTGCTACAAAGAGGTTTAATGACAATCTAAAATCAATCTCTAAAAAGGCTAAAATAAATAAGAAAATAACGATGCACATAGCACGGCATAGTTTTGGAAATATTGCTGGGGATGCCATTCATCCGTTGATGCTACAGAAATTATATCGCCATAGTGATTTGAAAACCACCTTGAACTATCAAGCCAATTTCATCCATAAAGAGGCAGATGATGCATTGGATAGTGTTATAAACTTTTGA
- a CDS encoding LTA synthase family protein — protein MKTRLFESLEKYFVLALIVLVFLFLARAGELMLYNSNHALPADFFSLLVSGWATDFVLWLQWLLIPLLIFVPFFIITPRITVVVFGFLIVVFFAVHLLLISYFNTSLVLLGSDLLGYSLDDIKQTVGASGSLSFGSVLLYISVLLLLSASLYFCSTKYRVHKYFSISFIFLSLLLIIPQVSNSVTFSEGASDFGNSIVVNKSAHFYGEVEHYFSKTAYEVDIYAANYLRSYGEDHLTRSIEKEYTFTDFPFLHKRKKDDVLTPFFKPNEKAPHLVFILVEGLGRAFTNEGAYLGNFTPFLDSLSQKSLYWKNFISSGGRTFAVLPSIMGSLPFAEKGFLELKQSMPKELSLINLLSKNAYETSFFYGGNSEFDGMDTYLKKNGIDGIYDEPTFPPTYKKLPGSANFSWGYGDRELFDYYLKKKKDKTLSRPRLDILLTLTTHSPFKINDAEKYEDLFEKRMNLLNFSTEEKENHRVYKNQFATILYTDEAIKELFETYKKRSDFNNTIFIITGDHRIPEIPMSSKIDRYHVPLMIYSPMLTRTASIASVSSHFDIAPSLLNYLAYNHQFKIPVETSFLGSGLDTVRSFRNIHEMPLKQTKTDLVDYVKGIYHLNKDNLFELNRDLGEFKIENENKKAELQAAFRAFKRRNLEITNGAPLIPDSIYNNYILKR, from the coding sequence ATGAAAACCAGATTATTTGAATCACTGGAAAAGTATTTTGTCCTTGCCTTAATAGTTCTGGTTTTTCTGTTTTTGGCTCGGGCAGGTGAACTTATGCTGTACAATAGCAATCATGCGCTTCCCGCTGATTTCTTTTCTTTACTTGTTTCTGGCTGGGCGACTGATTTTGTTTTGTGGCTGCAATGGCTCTTGATACCCCTTTTGATTTTTGTCCCGTTCTTTATAATTACTCCCAGGATAACTGTTGTGGTCTTTGGTTTTTTAATCGTTGTATTTTTCGCGGTACATTTACTACTGATAAGTTATTTCAACACTTCATTGGTTTTGCTGGGTTCAGATCTACTGGGCTATTCGCTTGATGATATTAAACAAACGGTGGGAGCATCAGGGAGTTTATCATTCGGTTCTGTTCTTCTTTATATTAGCGTGCTCCTGCTGTTGAGTGCAAGTCTGTATTTCTGTTCAACAAAATATCGCGTTCACAAATACTTTTCGATTTCTTTTATCTTCTTATCGCTTCTACTTATTATACCCCAGGTTTCTAACAGCGTGACTTTCTCAGAGGGAGCATCAGATTTTGGTAATTCGATCGTGGTCAATAAGTCTGCTCATTTTTATGGCGAGGTCGAACATTATTTTTCTAAAACAGCATATGAAGTTGATATCTATGCTGCCAACTATTTAAGGAGTTACGGAGAAGATCATTTAACTAGAAGTATTGAGAAGGAATATACTTTTACAGATTTTCCTTTTTTGCATAAACGTAAAAAGGACGATGTGCTTACCCCTTTTTTCAAACCCAATGAAAAAGCTCCCCATCTTGTCTTTATTCTGGTTGAAGGGCTGGGAAGGGCTTTTACTAATGAGGGCGCTTATCTGGGCAATTTCACCCCTTTTCTGGATTCTTTATCACAAAAAAGCCTGTACTGGAAAAACTTTATAAGTAGCGGTGGTAGGACGTTTGCCGTACTTCCTTCTATAATGGGATCGCTACCCTTTGCAGAAAAAGGCTTTCTGGAACTAAAGCAAAGCATGCCAAAGGAACTTTCCCTGATTAATCTCCTAAGCAAAAACGCATACGAAACCTCGTTTTTTTATGGTGGTAATTCTGAATTTGATGGTATGGATACCTATCTCAAAAAAAATGGGATTGATGGAATTTATGATGAACCTACATTTCCGCCTACCTATAAAAAACTGCCTGGTAGTGCCAATTTTAGTTGGGGTTATGGGGATAGGGAACTGTTCGATTATTATCTAAAGAAGAAAAAGGATAAAACGCTTTCAAGACCGCGACTGGATATTTTATTGACTCTGACCACGCACAGTCCATTTAAAATAAATGACGCAGAAAAGTATGAGGATCTCTTTGAAAAAAGGATGAATTTGCTCAATTTTTCTACCGAGGAGAAAGAAAATCACAGGGTTTATAAAAATCAATTTGCAACCATTCTTTATACAGATGAGGCCATTAAAGAACTATTTGAAACTTATAAAAAACGAAGCGATTTTAATAACACCATTTTTATTATTACCGGGGATCACCGTATTCCGGAAATACCCATGAGCTCTAAAATAGATCGCTATCATGTACCCTTAATGATATATTCCCCTATGCTTACCAGAACCGCAAGTATTGCTTCGGTGTCAAGTCACTTTGATATCGCCCCAAGTCTTTTGAATTATCTGGCGTACAACCATCAATTCAAAATACCTGTGGAAACCAGCTTTTTAGGCAGTGGTCTGGATACGGTACGATCGTTTAGAAATATACACGAGATGCCTTTAAAACAGACTAAAACAGACCTTGTAGATTACGTTAAGGGCATTTATCACCTTAATAAAGACAATCTTTTTGAACTTAACAGGGATCTTGGTGAATTCAAGATTGAGAATGAAAACAAAAAAGCCGAACTGCAAGCAGCTTTCCGGGCCTTTAAAAGACGTAATTTGGAAATTACTAATGGTGCTCCCTTAATTCCTGATTCCATCTACAACAACTATATCCTCAAGCGGTAA
- a CDS encoding YaiO family outer membrane beta-barrel protein, with the protein MITKKSNSHITIIFILFGFIQSSWAQNNKSSDQLYTEARAEAFDNDNYVTAIALMKEALKKSPDYLELGVFLGRLYTFTDSLPKARTTFNEVLMKEAGHEQASLAYGNLEYWNSDSERALVIVDAGLSKHTDSQSLGLLKAKILKDLERYDEARKTLDLLLKKNPKLTEARSIISGINTASVKNEIGANYEFIYFDKRFDDPWHLASIDYARQTKLGSVTARVNYANRFRTNGTQFEIDAYPRISDLFYTYVSGGISSKDGIFPRYRAGFSLYANLPAAFEADAGFRFLAFSENTWIYTLGVGKYYKNYWFNLRTYLTPSGNSVSHSYALTVRYYLGGADDFISLKIGTGLSPDNSANSVLFDPDTIYKLKSSNIALGYRKLLWDTTILTFSGALENQEYARDTRGNQVSLSLGYIKRF; encoded by the coding sequence ATGATCACAAAAAAATCTAACAGTCACATCACCATCATCTTTATCCTGTTTGGATTTATACAGTCTTCCTGGGCCCAAAATAATAAGTCCTCAGACCAGCTTTACACAGAAGCTCGTGCTGAAGCTTTTGATAATGACAATTATGTAACGGCTATCGCCCTGATGAAAGAAGCGCTCAAAAAAAGTCCGGATTATCTGGAACTCGGTGTTTTTTTAGGAAGGCTCTACACGTTTACAGACAGCCTACCCAAGGCACGCACTACATTCAATGAGGTCTTGATGAAAGAAGCAGGTCACGAACAAGCATCGCTCGCCTACGGTAATTTAGAATATTGGAATTCAGATTCAGAAAGAGCCCTGGTGATTGTTGACGCAGGTCTATCAAAACATACAGATTCTCAATCTTTAGGCCTTCTCAAAGCTAAAATCCTTAAGGACCTGGAACGCTATGATGAAGCCCGCAAGACTTTGGATCTTCTCCTCAAAAAGAACCCAAAGCTCACCGAAGCGAGGAGTATCATAAGCGGTATAAACACCGCTTCGGTCAAAAACGAGATAGGTGCCAACTATGAATTCATCTATTTTGACAAACGCTTTGATGATCCCTGGCATCTGGCAAGTATAGATTATGCGAGGCAGACAAAATTAGGTTCGGTGACCGCACGTGTCAATTATGCAAATAGATTCAGAACCAATGGAACTCAGTTTGAAATAGACGCCTATCCCCGTATTTCTGATCTTTTTTACACCTATGTAAGCGGTGGTATATCCAGCAAAGACGGGATATTTCCCAGATATCGCGCTGGTTTTTCCCTATACGCAAATCTGCCTGCTGCTTTTGAGGCCGATGCAGGTTTTCGCTTTTTGGCTTTTAGTGAAAACACCTGGATCTATACGCTTGGCGTTGGGAAATATTATAAAAACTATTGGTTCAATCTGCGTACGTATTTGACACCTTCAGGAAATTCGGTATCTCATTCCTACGCATTAACGGTACGCTATTATCTGGGTGGGGCAGATGATTTTATCAGCCTTAAAATAGGTACGGGACTTTCTCCAGACAATAGCGCAAACAGTGTATTGTTTGATCCTGATACTATCTACAAATTAAAATCAAGCAACATCGCGCTGGGCTACCGCAAATTATTATGGGACACTACGATACTTACCTTTTCAGGCGCGTTGGAAAATCAGGAATATGCAAGGGATACCAGAGGCAATCAAGTATCGCTTAGTTTGGGATACATCAAACGTTTTTAA
- a CDS encoding glycosyltransferase family 2 protein has translation MNFHQLIDIASWLFLAYGMIMSFGYIFSSVFSLIELKDYKRRYNFKDEIGLLQSAHLPKISLLAPAYNEEANVIENVKSLLTLDYPAYEIIIINDGSSDDTLAKLVQHFDLYLDKDLQFKHVPSKNIKGLYVSKNKAYKNLKVVDKFNGGKSDALNSGINSSKHDIICCIDVDCILERDALLKLIKPFLNNTKKVIASGGIIRVANSCVVEDGRITEVCLPKSFVARAQILEYFRAFLMGRMAWSRVDGLLLISGAFGMFDKATVIEAGGYNHETVGEDMELLVRMRRLMRKKNVPYKVGFVPDPLCWTEVPQTWKILYRQRNRWTRGTIETLSIHKKMIFNPKYGILGLLSTPYWVFFEWLAPIIEFFGILFFLFLFIFGQINWSVFFIFFGVVYSFSILFSITALFFEEFTFQQYKKPQDMLKLLGTAMLEPLIYHPFVMWSAVRGNIDLLMGKDSWGKMTRTGFGKPSAQK, from the coding sequence ATAAATTTTCATCAGCTAATAGATATTGCAAGTTGGCTATTCTTAGCCTACGGCATGATCATGTCTTTTGGTTATATTTTTTCCTCTGTATTTTCTTTGATAGAATTAAAGGATTATAAGCGCAGATACAATTTTAAAGATGAGATAGGACTTTTACAATCGGCACATTTGCCAAAGATTTCTTTACTGGCACCAGCCTACAATGAAGAAGCAAATGTAATAGAGAATGTAAAATCCCTGCTTACCCTTGACTATCCTGCATACGAGATCATAATAATCAATGATGGCAGCAGTGATGACACGCTTGCAAAGCTCGTGCAGCACTTTGATCTTTATTTAGACAAAGACCTGCAGTTTAAACACGTTCCTTCAAAAAACATTAAAGGCTTATACGTATCTAAAAACAAAGCTTATAAAAATCTAAAAGTCGTAGATAAGTTCAATGGGGGAAAATCTGATGCGCTAAATAGCGGCATTAATAGCAGTAAACACGATATAATATGCTGTATAGATGTAGATTGCATATTAGAACGTGATGCCCTTCTTAAACTTATCAAACCTTTTTTAAACAACACGAAAAAAGTTATCGCTTCCGGTGGTATTATTCGGGTAGCAAATTCATGCGTTGTAGAAGACGGCAGGATCACCGAAGTCTGCCTACCTAAAAGCTTTGTTGCGCGCGCACAGATTTTAGAGTATTTCAGGGCTTTTTTAATGGGCAGGATGGCATGGTCTCGTGTAGATGGTTTATTGCTCATCTCTGGCGCCTTTGGCATGTTTGATAAAGCTACGGTCATTGAGGCCGGTGGCTATAATCACGAGACCGTAGGTGAAGATATGGAGCTGCTTGTGCGCATGCGCCGCCTCATGCGCAAAAAAAACGTGCCCTATAAAGTAGGTTTTGTGCCAGATCCCCTCTGCTGGACAGAAGTACCCCAAACCTGGAAAATCCTGTATAGGCAGCGCAACCGCTGGACAAGGGGGACGATAGAAACCTTAAGTATTCATAAAAAGATGATTTTTAACCCTAAATATGGCATTTTAGGGCTATTAAGTACCCCTTATTGGGTATTTTTTGAATGGTTAGCGCCCATTATAGAGTTTTTTGGAATCTTATTTTTCCTATTTCTCTTTATATTCGGGCAAATAAACTGGTCTGTATTCTTCATTTTCTTTGGGGTGGTATACAGCTTTTCCATACTTTTTTCCATCACCGCCTTATTTTTTGAAGAATTCACTTTTCAGCAATATAAAAAGCCGCAAGACATGCTAAAACTTTTAGGAACGGCAATGTTAGAACCACTTATTTATCACCCTTTTGTGATGTGGTCTGCAGTTAGGGGAAATATAGACCTATTGATGGGCAAGGATTCCTGGGGAAAAATGACCCGTACAGGTTTTGGAAAACCATCTGCCCAGAAGTAA
- a CDS encoding HEAT repeat domain-containing protein translates to MNFFPKSFQDWPIILEINFKLTILFSILAVVLLGTVLVLRIRKNKKEIRKKNLKLLIIDFINNFLFDEEFDKANGLKKFRNEHLKTTYDNHVAITQLLMYTNNLKGESSLLIKELFDGLDLYKFLLKDLKGRGWHKKARAIHASSQLNVIVPEDMVLPQLNAKREETRHQTIMYLINASKNNPLAFLDKIDRPLTLWQQIGMETELRTYEGEMPDFSRWLDHRQPSVTIFCIKMIVDHNQFENILPLQKLVNHPNADIRYQAIVSLRKMEIEEAIPLLIENFPKESLKIKTEIFKTIKVMGTENHLQAIAPHIKVNERALKIQYLKIARHFKPKTPLVKGITFKNKLA, encoded by the coding sequence ATGAACTTTTTCCCAAAATCATTTCAGGACTGGCCTATAATACTTGAAATCAATTTTAAGCTTACCATACTTTTTTCAATACTGGCAGTGGTGTTGCTGGGGACTGTTCTTGTATTGCGCATTAGAAAAAATAAAAAGGAAATTAGGAAAAAAAACCTAAAGCTTCTTATTATAGATTTTATAAATAATTTTTTGTTTGATGAAGAATTTGATAAGGCAAATGGCTTAAAGAAGTTTAGGAACGAACATTTAAAAACCACCTACGATAACCATGTTGCAATAACTCAATTGCTTATGTACACTAACAATTTAAAGGGAGAATCCTCATTGCTGATCAAAGAACTATTTGATGGCCTTGATCTCTACAAGTTTCTATTAAAAGACCTTAAGGGAAGAGGCTGGCATAAAAAGGCCAGGGCAATTCATGCATCAAGTCAATTGAATGTTATTGTACCAGAAGATATGGTCTTACCGCAACTCAATGCTAAACGCGAGGAGACACGTCATCAAACAATTATGTACCTTATAAACGCATCAAAAAACAATCCACTTGCGTTTCTGGATAAAATAGATAGGCCCCTGACACTGTGGCAACAAATAGGGATGGAAACTGAGCTGCGCACGTATGAAGGGGAGATGCCTGATTTTTCCAGATGGCTGGACCACAGGCAACCCAGCGTTACCATCTTTTGTATTAAGATGATTGTAGATCACAATCAGTTTGAGAACATCTTACCCTTACAAAAACTGGTAAATCATCCCAATGCTGATATACGGTACCAAGCAATTGTTTCCCTTCGAAAGATGGAAATCGAAGAAGCAATACCCTTACTTATTGAGAATTTTCCCAAAGAAAGCCTTAAGATCAAAACAGAAATTTTCAAAACCATTAAGGTGATGGGAACCGAAAATCATTTGCAGGCAATCGCCCCTCATATAAAAGTAAACGAGCGGGCATTAAAAATTCAGTATCTAAAGATTGCCCGTCACTTTAAACCCAAAACCCCTCTTGTAAAAGGAATAACGTTCAAAAATAAATTAGCATAA
- a CDS encoding response regulator transcription factor yields the protein MKKRILVIEDNPMVIKSLEFKLKKEGYDVHLTEDGREAMKKLESESFDLVLTDLMLPFITGNQLIEYIKKNHPDLPIIVLSTATQEDIITDAFSMGVDDFITKPFSPNELALRVKRSLGKSIYNT from the coding sequence ATGAAGAAGAGAATATTAGTAATAGAAGACAACCCTATGGTTATAAAATCCCTGGAGTTTAAGCTCAAAAAAGAAGGATATGACGTGCATCTTACAGAAGATGGCCGGGAGGCTATGAAAAAACTGGAATCAGAATCTTTTGACCTTGTGCTAACTGATTTAATGTTGCCCTTTATAACTGGAAACCAACTGATAGAATACATAAAAAAAAACCATCCAGACTTACCTATAATTGTTTTATCAACAGCAACTCAGGAGGATATTATCACAGATGCATTTTCTATGGGTGTAGACGATTTTATAACAAAACCCTTTAGTCCTAATGAGCTTGCGCTAAGGGTAAAACGTTCTCTTGGTAAATCCATTTACAATACGTGA
- a CDS encoding Hpt domain-containing protein — protein MSSRIILVINANDNSRQLIRELLEKEDFKVFDFNNSMSAILWIKKNEAVAGIVIEEKAAPLNAYKVIDYVLEELKMELPVVIVSEEKNSESNKNPAVFISNSLTEHTIKSVKEFLNKPIAIAENKAETPMYSLQYLRDTYDGDEELILESLTIFEQSVSVKIQEMEGLLLNQDFEEIRKVAHNIKPSFEMLSNKVGSMLCHNLVYQTPNEEICQMVDALNNEFIQLKNELSNPLLK, from the coding sequence ATGAGTAGTAGAATAATCTTGGTCATTAATGCAAACGACAATTCAAGGCAATTGATAAGGGAATTACTGGAAAAAGAAGATTTTAAAGTATTTGATTTTAACAACAGTATGAGCGCAATTCTCTGGATAAAAAAAAACGAAGCCGTAGCAGGCATTGTCATAGAGGAAAAAGCTGCCCCTCTAAATGCGTATAAAGTTATTGACTATGTGCTGGAAGAACTTAAAATGGAATTACCGGTAGTAATTGTTTCAGAGGAAAAAAATAGCGAAAGCAATAAAAATCCAGCTGTATTTATTTCCAATTCCCTTACTGAACATACTATTAAAAGCGTAAAGGAATTTTTAAATAAACCGATCGCGATAGCAGAAAACAAGGCAGAAACCCCTATGTATTCCCTGCAGTACCTAAGAGACACTTATGATGGTGATGAAGAATTAATATTAGAATCCCTAACAATATTCGAACAATCAGTTTCCGTCAAAATACAGGAAATGGAAGGATTACTTTTAAATCAGGATTTTGAAGAAATACGTAAAGTGGCCCACAACATAAAACCATCTTTTGAGATGTTAAGCAATAAAGTGGGCAGTATGCTTTGCCATAACCTTGTTTATCAAACACCTAACGAAGAAATATGTCAAATGGTTGATGCTCTAAACAATGAATTTATTCAATTAAAAAATGAATTGAGTAACCCGTTACTCAAATGA